The following coding sequences lie in one Anoplolepis gracilipes chromosome 4, ASM4749672v1, whole genome shotgun sequence genomic window:
- the LOC140664981 gene encoding uncharacterized protein produces MRACKFIQANINHARRAQDLLLQTIAERGIGLAIVWEPYRSPSNHPNWKVDGSGTVAIIRGSNSHNPPCSLLKSGRGYVAVKWGSIAVVACYAPPSWGLSQFELYLGELEHCIRSILPRRWWWPVTLTPERKPGETGLPPPRERSY; encoded by the coding sequence ATGAGGGCCTGTAAATTCATACAGGCAAACATTAACCACGCTCGGCGGGCGCAGGACTTACTCCTGCAGACTATCGCCGAGCGTGGAATAGGACTGGCGATCGTGTGGGAGCCGTACCGATCCCCATCAAACCATCCTAATTGGAAGGTGGACGGCTCTGGCACGGTCGCAATCATACGAGGATCGAACAGCCACAACCCCCCCTGTTCCTTACTCAAGTCAGGAAGGGGGTATGTGGCGGTGAAATGGGGATCCATCGCGGTGGTGGCGTGTTACGCACCGCCTAGTTGGGGCCTCTCCCAATTTGAGCTGTATCTGGGGGAGTTGGAGCACTGCATACGCAGCATACTCCccaggaggtggtggtggccgGTGACTTTAACGCCAGAGCGCAAGCCTGGGGAGACCGGTTTACCACCCCCAAGGGAGAGGTCCTACTGA